Proteins encoded within one genomic window of Rossellomorea vietnamensis:
- a CDS encoding IS1182 family transposase, with the protein MLSKHTKEGRNQIEMVALDELVPEDHLVRKVEQAIDFEFIYDLVEDKYCLDNGRPGIDPVVLIKMVFTQYLFGIRSMRQTIKEIETNVAYRWFIGYSFKEKIPHFSTFGKNYVRRFHDTDLFEQIFYRILKEAMTKGLVDPSVAFIDSTHVKANANKKKFEKKIARVETRTYQDQLDKEINIDREEHGKKPFPPQNKEESKEIKVSTTDPESGYYVKDEREKLFAYSFHTASDSRGFILGSLVTGGNVHDSRMLDKLVTQVTDKVGKPSSVAVDAGYKTPHIAKFLMDQEIRPVMPYTRPRTKDGYLRKYEYVYDEYFDSYLCPEGQILPYRTTTRDGYKQYASNPLECKDCPLLERCTQSKNHTKMIHRHVWQDYIDEVEHLRHTELNKTLYAKRKETIERVFADAKEKHGMRWTTLRGLKKVSMQAMLTFAAMNLKKLANWTWRGPCPA; encoded by the coding sequence ATGTTATCAAAACACACTAAAGAAGGAAGAAATCAAATTGAAATGGTTGCGCTAGATGAACTTGTTCCTGAGGATCATCTAGTTAGGAAAGTTGAACAAGCGATTGATTTTGAATTTATTTATGACTTAGTAGAAGATAAATATTGTTTAGACAATGGGCGGCCTGGTATTGATCCCGTTGTTCTCATTAAAATGGTCTTTACCCAATACCTCTTTGGCATACGCTCCATGCGTCAAACCATCAAAGAAATCGAAACCAACGTTGCTTATCGATGGTTTATTGGGTATTCGTTCAAAGAGAAAATCCCTCACTTTTCAACCTTCGGTAAAAACTACGTTAGGCGCTTCCACGATACGGATCTCTTTGAACAAATTTTCTACCGCATTTTGAAAGAAGCGATGACCAAAGGATTGGTGGATCCATCCGTTGCGTTTATAGATTCTACTCATGTAAAAGCGAATGCGAATAAGAAGAAATTCGAAAAGAAAATAGCCCGAGTCGAAACTAGAACGTATCAGGATCAGCTGGATAAAGAGATCAACATTGACCGAGAGGAACACGGAAAAAAGCCCTTCCCCCCACAGAATAAAGAAGAGTCAAAAGAAATAAAGGTCAGCACGACAGACCCTGAAAGTGGGTATTACGTAAAAGATGAGCGCGAAAAGCTGTTTGCGTATTCTTTTCATACGGCAAGCGACTCCCGGGGTTTTATCTTAGGATCTCTTGTCACGGGAGGAAATGTTCACGATAGTCGGATGTTGGACAAGCTCGTCACTCAAGTCACGGATAAAGTCGGTAAGCCCAGTTCTGTCGCTGTTGATGCAGGATATAAAACACCCCACATCGCTAAATTCCTCATGGACCAAGAAATCAGACCCGTTATGCCTTATACACGGCCGAGAACGAAAGACGGATATCTTAGGAAATACGAATACGTTTACGATGAATATTTTGACTCCTATCTTTGTCCCGAAGGACAAATTTTACCTTACCGTACTACCACAAGAGACGGGTACAAACAATACGCTTCAAATCCTTTGGAATGTAAAGACTGTCCTCTGTTAGAACGTTGTACACAAAGTAAGAATCACACCAAGATGATTCATCGACATGTGTGGCAGGATTACATAGATGAAGTAGAACATTTGAGACATACAGAACTTAATAAAACTCTATATGCGAAACGCAAAGAAACGATCGAACGGGTCTTTGCGGACGCAAAAGAAAAGCATGGCATGCGTTGGACGACCTTAAGAGGTCTTAAAAAAGTTTCAATGCAGGCGATGCTTACATTCGCTGCCATGAATCTTAAGAAGTTGGCAAACTGGACATGGCGAGGGCCATGTCCAGCCTAG
- the queF gene encoding preQ(1) synthase yields MSGRKDEDLTDLSLLGNQGTNYLFEYAPHILEAFDNKHPNRDYFVKFNCPEFTSLCPKTGQPDFATIYISYIPGEKMVESKSLKLYLFSFRNHGDFHEDCMNIIMNDLIELMDPRYIEVWGKFTPRGGISIDPYCNYGKPGTKYETMADHRLMNHDLYPEKIDNR; encoded by the coding sequence ATGTCAGGAAGAAAAGACGAAGATTTAACAGATTTATCATTATTAGGGAATCAAGGGACAAATTACTTGTTCGAGTATGCTCCACACATCTTGGAAGCATTCGATAATAAGCATCCGAACCGGGATTATTTTGTGAAATTCAACTGTCCTGAATTCACCAGTCTCTGCCCGAAAACGGGTCAGCCGGATTTTGCTACCATCTATATCAGCTACATCCCTGGTGAAAAGATGGTGGAGAGTAAATCTCTCAAGCTCTATCTGTTCAGCTTCCGTAATCACGGTGATTTCCATGAAGACTGCATGAACATCATCATGAACGATCTCATCGAACTGATGGATCCCCGTTATATCGAAGTATGGGGGAAATTCACCCCGCGTGGAGGAATCAGCATCGATCCATACTGTAACTATGGAAAGCCGGGGACGAAATATGAGACGATGGCCGACCATCGCCTGATGAACCATGATTTGTATCCGGAGAAAATTGATAATCGATAA
- a CDS encoding DUF2269 domain-containing protein: MSIYGLLVLVHIIAAVAGLGASFSMPVVMRTPETSHQAKFSLDLSKKIETFAKVGSIVLLITGLIMGIINPYLFKTGWYIASIVIYIGVQFIVAGIMPKKVKLMAEIIHSHEGEDVPESYGKINSELKPYNIIIHSAAIILIILMSIKPF; this comes from the coding sequence ATGTCAATTTACGGTTTATTGGTTCTTGTCCATATTATTGCAGCGGTCGCAGGCCTTGGTGCAAGCTTCTCGATGCCTGTCGTGATGAGAACACCTGAAACGTCCCATCAGGCGAAATTCTCGTTAGATCTCAGTAAAAAAATCGAGACCTTTGCAAAAGTGGGCAGTATTGTACTCCTTATCACCGGTCTGATTATGGGCATCATCAACCCTTATCTATTCAAAACCGGCTGGTACATTGCTTCCATCGTGATTTATATCGGTGTCCAGTTCATCGTTGCCGGTATCATGCCGAAAAAAGTAAAGCTGATGGCCGAAATCATCCACAGCCACGAAGGTGAAGATGTCCCTGAATCTTATGGAAAAATAAACTCAGAATTAAAACCATACAACATCATTATACATAGTGCCGCTATTATTCTTATTATCTTAATGTCTATCAAACCGTTTTAA
- a CDS encoding YitT family protein, with product MRQRIFSFLMMNLGAFLVSVNVHFFLSPNNLATGGVSGLSIIMNDLFPGMSLGLFMIIINVILFIVGVIFLGFNFGAKTIYASFALSFYVWLLETIAPMSAPLSDDILIQLIIGQCIAATGMAIVFNQQASTGGTDIVALIFNKYFNIDVGRGVLLADLSIALSSAVLFGPQVGMYAFFGVILNGLVIDYALQQFNSNKEIVIISRYSDEIKSYIVHELGKGATIHTATGAFTSDEKEVITTILGRKDFSRLKGFITQIDKRAFITVHTMNEILGQNFKRLA from the coding sequence ATGCGACAAAGAATATTTTCCTTCCTAATGATGAATCTCGGGGCATTTCTTGTTTCGGTGAATGTCCATTTTTTCTTATCGCCTAATAATTTAGCGACAGGGGGAGTCAGTGGATTGTCGATCATCATGAACGATCTGTTTCCGGGAATGTCCCTTGGACTGTTCATGATTATCATCAATGTGATTCTGTTTATCGTCGGTGTGATATTTCTTGGTTTTAATTTCGGAGCGAAAACGATTTACGCGAGTTTCGCCCTTTCGTTCTATGTCTGGTTACTCGAGACAATTGCACCGATGAGCGCGCCGCTCAGTGATGATATCTTGATTCAATTGATCATCGGTCAATGCATTGCCGCAACCGGAATGGCGATTGTGTTCAACCAGCAGGCATCAACAGGTGGAACGGATATCGTGGCCCTGATCTTTAATAAATATTTCAATATAGATGTAGGCAGAGGCGTGTTATTGGCGGATTTATCCATCGCCCTGTCCTCAGCGGTCCTATTCGGACCTCAAGTCGGAATGTACGCATTCTTCGGGGTCATCTTGAACGGACTGGTCATCGATTATGCACTGCAGCAGTTTAATTCAAATAAGGAAATTGTGATCATCAGCCGTTACAGTGATGAAATCAAGTCGTACATCGTCCACGAGCTTGGAAAAGGGGCGACGATCCATACGGCAACGGGAGCGTTCACTTCCGATGAAAAGGAAGTCATCACGACCATCCTTGGACGCAAGGACTTCTCCAGGCTGAAAGGCTTCATCACCCAAATTGATAAACGTGCATTCATCACGGTTCACACGATGAATGAAATCCTTGGACAAAACTTTAAACGATTAGCATAG
- a CDS encoding cobalamin B12-binding domain-containing protein, which translates to MNQLVKAFTKSILAGDVHALLELYSSSIDSKIDNFTFYEKIIKPSMYRIGELWEKNQITVADEHLATATLKYLLATIFTHQEALENQPKALLFCIEGEHHSLGLELANEVFKEKQWNTRYLGANVPVKDALTFISAWKPHAIGISIGMTTELTRLKECIEEIRAHHQETDILVGGRLVSHYSLDFLEKSKVTSFYDLLELNEYLNDMSNGLVSLKG; encoded by the coding sequence ATGAATCAGCTGGTCAAGGCTTTCACCAAGTCTATTCTTGCAGGAGACGTGCATGCACTACTGGAACTGTATTCGTCTTCCATCGATTCAAAAATAGATAACTTTACTTTTTACGAAAAAATCATTAAACCATCTATGTATAGAATTGGTGAGCTTTGGGAGAAAAATCAAATTACCGTTGCAGATGAACATTTGGCTACTGCAACCCTTAAATATTTACTTGCAACTATTTTTACCCATCAAGAGGCTTTAGAAAACCAACCTAAAGCTCTTTTATTTTGTATTGAGGGTGAACATCACAGTTTGGGACTGGAGCTTGCGAACGAAGTATTCAAAGAAAAGCAATGGAATACCCGTTACTTGGGAGCCAACGTCCCGGTCAAAGATGCGTTAACCTTCATTAGCGCCTGGAAACCACATGCCATTGGAATATCCATTGGTATGACCACGGAACTGACCCGATTAAAAGAGTGCATCGAAGAAATCAGAGCGCACCATCAGGAGACTGACATTCTCGTCGGTGGCAGACTCGTCTCCCACTACTCTCTCGATTTCTTGGAAAAATCAAAGGTAACAAGCTTTTATGACTTGTTGGAACTCAATGAGTATCTTAACGATATGTCCAACGGGCTTGTTTCCTTGAAGGGCTAA
- a CDS encoding phosphotransferase: protein MAHLWDAEVAVTTCQAKRLIESQFPDLIPADIQIMDYGFDNTVMNVNNDWVFRFPRREIAVRLLETEGKLLPLLAESGGGLQIPVPTYYGMPSSQYKWPFLGYRFVNGTIPSRAASVVREGESAIALARFLKKLHGTSVEAAEKHGVPYDELSRLDVEKRHPILEKNKDELKGLNLFHQVDKLETYLHNLPSKALPEETTLVHGDLHFKNIVVDKEGILSGILDWGDVHLGHRAIDLNLIYSFLTPEGRTQFLKEYGEVGEEELDYARFKAVYTNVVLLLYGYHEGQPHTVMEARNSLELALT from the coding sequence GTGGCGCATCTATGGGACGCAGAAGTAGCTGTCACCACTTGTCAGGCCAAAAGGTTGATCGAGTCCCAGTTTCCGGACTTGATCCCTGCTGACATCCAGATCATGGATTATGGTTTTGACAATACGGTCATGAACGTAAACAATGATTGGGTTTTCCGGTTCCCAAGGAGGGAGATCGCTGTAAGGCTTTTGGAAACGGAAGGAAAGCTATTGCCACTCCTTGCAGAAAGCGGTGGGGGCCTTCAGATTCCGGTTCCGACTTATTACGGCATGCCTTCGTCTCAGTACAAGTGGCCATTTCTCGGATATCGTTTTGTGAATGGGACCATCCCGTCACGGGCAGCATCTGTCGTGAGAGAGGGGGAGTCTGCCATTGCATTGGCCCGGTTCCTTAAAAAGCTTCACGGAACGAGTGTGGAGGCAGCAGAAAAACATGGGGTTCCTTATGACGAGCTGTCTCGGTTGGATGTTGAAAAGCGGCATCCCATATTGGAAAAAAACAAGGATGAACTCAAAGGTCTCAATCTATTTCATCAAGTGGATAAATTAGAGACGTATCTTCATAACCTACCAAGTAAGGCTTTGCCTGAAGAAACCACACTGGTACATGGCGACCTTCACTTTAAAAACATTGTGGTGGACAAAGAGGGCATTCTGTCAGGGATCCTTGATTGGGGAGATGTCCATCTTGGTCACCGTGCCATTGATTTAAACCTGATCTACAGCTTTCTTACTCCTGAAGGAAGGACCCAATTTTTAAAAGAATATGGAGAGGTCGGGGAGGAAGAATTGGACTATGCCCGATTCAAAGCGGTGTATACGAACGTGGTGTTACTGCTTTACGGCTACCATGAAGGGCAGCCTCATACAGTGATGGAAGCCCGGAACAGCCTGGAGCTTGCCCTGACATGA
- a CDS encoding acyltransferase, with product MSTKKKKYLFEIHFLRAFACLAVLGVHVSATYYSMNDNTFNWFSYFLNQVGRFGTPIFVVIAGFLLFYQVKRNTYSFNKFVTSRISKIIMPLILWSLVYRFLLYYFDNQQIGAIKTEIVKIFTGGHFYHLYFIAIIVQFYFIFPILQKVFRTKMGLVVLTVISFFISYQMIGFDPEIDGFIGNFMASKSFMPLWIFYFSFGGLLAFFWEDIRDFATDFPWTMLTLSLLLTAGAIIEYTINGDLTNRRPSNLLNIPLLSIATIGMYPLLSKWSVLKKPLTLLGKYSMGIYLIHPFVLHLMKFYLPSSTWNMVYLPITFVAVLLICVGMIRLIQYVPLSSYFIPVPRIKTPNKESMRTISSNEATA from the coding sequence GTGTCAACAAAAAAGAAGAAATATCTTTTTGAAATCCATTTTTTGAGAGCATTTGCTTGTTTAGCTGTATTGGGAGTTCACGTATCAGCTACTTATTACTCAATGAATGATAATACATTTAATTGGTTTTCATACTTTCTAAACCAAGTTGGACGTTTTGGAACGCCTATATTTGTTGTGATAGCCGGGTTTCTCTTATTCTATCAGGTGAAAAGAAACACGTATTCCTTTAATAAATTTGTTACTTCCAGAATATCAAAAATCATTATGCCACTAATTTTATGGAGCTTGGTTTACCGTTTCTTACTCTATTATTTTGATAACCAACAGATTGGAGCAATAAAAACAGAAATTGTAAAGATCTTTACTGGCGGTCACTTTTATCATCTCTATTTTATTGCCATAATTGTTCAATTTTATTTTATCTTTCCCATTCTTCAAAAAGTTTTCAGAACTAAAATGGGATTGGTTGTTTTAACCGTTATCTCCTTCTTTATCAGTTATCAAATGATAGGTTTTGATCCCGAAATTGATGGATTCATCGGCAACTTCATGGCAAGTAAATCGTTTATGCCGTTATGGATTTTCTATTTTTCATTCGGTGGGTTGTTGGCATTCTTCTGGGAGGATATCAGAGATTTTGCAACTGACTTCCCCTGGACGATGTTAACCCTGTCATTACTCCTCACGGCAGGGGCAATCATAGAGTATACAATTAATGGAGACCTTACCAATAGGAGACCAAGTAATTTATTGAATATACCTCTATTGAGTATTGCGACTATTGGTATGTATCCTTTACTTTCTAAGTGGAGTGTTTTGAAAAAGCCCCTGACGTTATTAGGAAAGTATTCAATGGGGATTTACCTGATCCATCCCTTTGTTCTTCACTTGATGAAATTTTATTTACCTTCTTCGACGTGGAACATGGTGTATCTGCCAATAACATTTGTCGCAGTATTATTAATTTGTGTAGGAATGATTCGACTTATTCAGTACGTACCATTAAGCAGTTATTTCATTCCTGTACCAAGAATTAAAACACCAAACAAAGAAAGCATGAGAACTATTTCATCTAATGAAGCAACAGCATAG
- a CDS encoding GNAT family N-acetyltransferase: MKVFRARLSDLEGLMELFNDYRMFYHQKSDPVGARQYLEKRLSHDESVIFVAIHDDEYAGFTQLYPSFSSVYMERIWKLNDLYVSKKARRLGAGQMLLDAAKEHAVQTSAKSVILETDRDNVQAQALYEKNGYIKEEMVYHYTLPLS, translated from the coding sequence ATGAAGGTATTTCGTGCTCGCCTTTCAGACCTGGAAGGCCTTATGGAACTTTTTAATGATTATCGCATGTTTTATCATCAGAAGTCGGATCCCGTGGGAGCGAGGCAGTATCTCGAAAAGCGTCTATCACATGATGAATCTGTAATCTTTGTGGCCATTCACGATGATGAATATGCAGGGTTCACCCAGCTGTATCCTTCTTTCTCCTCCGTTTATATGGAGCGGATCTGGAAGCTGAATGACCTTTATGTTTCCAAAAAAGCTCGCAGACTGGGTGCCGGACAGATGTTACTGGACGCAGCAAAGGAACATGCGGTGCAAACCAGTGCAAAGTCGGTTATTTTGGAAACGGACCGGGACAACGTTCAGGCTCAGGCATTGTATGAGAAGAATGGGTATATAAAGGAAGAGATGGTGTATCACTATACACTTCCACTTAGCTAA
- a CDS encoding phospholipase: MRNNDRPKLCIFPEYKWCGPGCSGPGAPVNSVDAACKAHDLCYDRYGPTCECDRMFMKKLEGEIDPHTRKGRHAFLFYQYMQLQTKVKCKGSRCERGRCRGSWI, encoded by the coding sequence ATGAGAAATAATGACAGACCGAAACTATGTATTTTCCCGGAATACAAGTGGTGCGGTCCGGGATGCAGTGGACCGGGGGCACCCGTCAATTCGGTGGACGCCGCCTGCAAAGCCCATGACCTTTGCTATGACCGGTACGGACCGACATGTGAGTGTGATCGGATGTTCATGAAGAAACTGGAGGGGGAAATCGACCCGCATACACGAAAAGGGCGACATGCTTTCCTCTTTTATCAATACATGCAGCTGCAGACGAAGGTGAAGTGCAAGGGGAGTCGATGTGAGAGGGGCCGGTGCAGGGGGTCTTGGATATAG
- a CDS encoding beta-class carbonic anhydrase yields the protein MTLLTNILEYNQQFVEEQSYEEYRTTKFPDKRLVILTCMDTRLVELLPKSMNMKNGDVKVVKNAGAIVSHPFGSIMRSLLVAVYELQADEVIVIGHHDCGMSAINSDSILDKMKERGITEETLDTVNYSGIDLHDWLKGFSSVQESVAHSVDMIKNHPLMDKKIPVHGLVISPETGKLDLVVEGY from the coding sequence ATGACTTTATTAACGAACATACTTGAGTACAACCAACAATTTGTAGAAGAGCAATCGTATGAAGAGTACCGGACCACCAAGTTCCCGGACAAACGCTTAGTGATTCTTACCTGTATGGACACTCGTTTAGTAGAGCTGCTCCCTAAATCCATGAACATGAAAAACGGAGATGTAAAAGTCGTCAAAAACGCAGGTGCCATCGTAAGCCACCCATTCGGAAGCATCATGCGCAGCCTGCTTGTGGCCGTCTACGAACTGCAGGCGGATGAAGTGATTGTCATCGGTCATCACGACTGCGGCATGAGCGCCATCAACAGCGACAGTATCCTTGACAAAATGAAGGAACGCGGCATTACGGAAGAAACACTCGATACCGTCAACTACTCGGGAATCGACCTCCACGACTGGCTGAAAGGCTTCAGCTCCGTACAGGAAAGCGTCGCCCACAGCGTCGACATGATCAAGAACCATCCATTGATGGACAAAAAGATCCCTGTTCACGGACTTGTCATCAGTCCCGAAACCGGGAAACTTGATCTGGTAGTAGAAGGGTACTAA
- a CDS encoding 5-formyltetrahydrofolate cyclo-ligase yields MSVKDEIRHKVWNALTEKKLGRFPFPLVGRIPNFKGAEKAASFVQSMDIYKTASVVKVNPDAPQLPLRAAILKDGKTLLIPTPRLKDGFVMIKPDSVPAGEERKAASIKHMNTYGKVVPLTDIPSIDLIVVGSVAIHPDGRRLGKGEGYADREYAILREIGNKPVPVITTINCEQLVGDDIPRDSYDLAVDWIITEEGITETNTPYPKPQGIQWEHVTEEELENMPILKELKGFRRGTDL; encoded by the coding sequence ATGAGTGTGAAAGATGAAATCAGGCATAAAGTATGGAATGCGCTGACAGAAAAGAAATTGGGCCGGTTTCCTTTTCCATTAGTGGGAAGGATCCCGAATTTCAAAGGGGCAGAGAAAGCTGCATCATTTGTGCAGAGTATGGACATCTATAAGACGGCGAGTGTGGTGAAAGTAAATCCTGATGCCCCGCAGCTTCCTCTGCGGGCAGCGATTCTAAAGGACGGCAAAACGCTCCTCATTCCGACACCAAGGTTGAAGGATGGGTTTGTCATGATCAAGCCTGATTCTGTTCCAGCGGGAGAGGAAAGGAAAGCAGCGAGCATCAAGCATATGAATACTTACGGGAAAGTGGTGCCTTTGACAGATATTCCAAGTATTGACCTCATCGTGGTCGGTTCCGTTGCCATTCACCCCGATGGAAGAAGACTTGGAAAAGGGGAGGGGTACGCCGACCGGGAATATGCCATCCTGCGGGAAATAGGAAACAAACCGGTGCCGGTCATTACGACGATAAACTGTGAACAGCTGGTAGGGGACGACATTCCAAGAGATTCCTATGACCTTGCAGTCGACTGGATCATCACAGAAGAAGGAATCACGGAAACCAACACCCCGTACCCAAAACCACAAGGCATCCAATGGGAGCACGTAACCGAAGAGGAACTCGAGAACATGCCGATCCTCAAAGAATTGAAGGGATTTAGAAGAGGGACGGACCTCTGA
- a CDS encoding NADP-dependent oxidoreductase → MLPEKQQQIQLVSRPEGMPVKEDFLYKEIDVPQPSNGEVLVKTIYLSVDPYMRGRMSDAKSYVEPFKLNEALAGGVVGEIVESKSAHFQKGDFVVGMLPWQEYSVAKEKEVRTIDPDVAPISTYLSILGMTGLTAYFGLMDIGQPKEGETVVVSGAAGAVGSVVGQIAKIQGARVVGIAGSDEKVSYLTDTLGFDEGINYKTTDNIYKTLKEACPDGIDVYFENVGGEIGDAALSLLNKHARIPVCGAISSYNKTDRDLGPRVQSRLIKSSALMKGFVVNDYNDRFKEGATKLGEWLSQGKLQYEETITEGLDNVTDAFLGLFQGKNIGKQLVKIAEPSK, encoded by the coding sequence ATGTTACCTGAAAAACAGCAGCAAATTCAATTAGTCTCCCGACCAGAAGGAATGCCTGTAAAAGAAGATTTCCTTTATAAAGAAATCGATGTGCCACAGCCTTCAAATGGGGAAGTGCTTGTCAAAACGATTTACCTTTCCGTGGATCCTTATATGCGCGGAAGAATGTCTGATGCCAAATCGTATGTTGAACCTTTCAAGCTAAACGAGGCATTGGCCGGCGGAGTGGTAGGAGAGATCGTGGAATCAAAATCTGCACACTTCCAAAAAGGGGACTTCGTAGTCGGCATGCTTCCTTGGCAGGAGTATTCCGTTGCGAAAGAGAAAGAGGTCCGCACCATCGATCCGGATGTCGCACCGATTTCCACATACTTAAGTATCCTTGGAATGACAGGACTTACTGCGTATTTCGGACTCATGGACATCGGTCAGCCGAAAGAAGGAGAAACCGTCGTCGTGTCCGGTGCTGCAGGTGCAGTCGGCTCAGTCGTAGGGCAAATTGCGAAGATCCAAGGTGCCCGTGTCGTCGGCATTGCAGGATCTGATGAAAAAGTCAGCTACCTGACGGATACTCTCGGATTTGACGAAGGCATCAACTATAAAACAACAGACAACATCTATAAAACGTTAAAAGAAGCATGTCCGGATGGTATCGACGTGTACTTTGAAAACGTCGGTGGTGAAATCGGAGACGCTGCCCTTAGTTTACTAAATAAACATGCGCGTATACCAGTGTGTGGGGCTATTTCGTCTTATAATAAAACAGATCGTGACCTTGGACCACGTGTTCAATCAAGACTGATCAAATCAAGCGCACTCATGAAAGGCTTTGTCGTCAATGACTACAACGACCGCTTCAAAGAAGGCGCAACAAAGCTTGGGGAGTGGCTTTCACAAGGAAAACTCCAATACGAAGAAACCATCACAGAAGGCCTCGACAACGTAACCGACGCCTTCCTCGGACTCTTCCAAGGCAAGAACATCGGCAAACAACTCGTCAAAATCGCCGAACCATCTAAATAA
- a CDS encoding peroxiredoxin family protein, producing MMAFQLKDKVPNFTLPAVSGETFSFEDHQKEHQSWHLIVFFRGSWCPVCQEELRELQANKEYFEKHNVHLLTISSDKMADLQEFANKEDLTFPVLADEKLEAIKAYDVFYHGEDAPYEDHGQHGEPAYFLVNEKGQAMYQQRQTSPFGRPHANELRKIVKYIQKNVK from the coding sequence ATAATGGCTTTTCAATTAAAAGATAAGGTACCAAATTTCACGCTCCCCGCAGTTTCTGGTGAAACATTCTCGTTTGAGGATCATCAGAAGGAACATCAAAGCTGGCATCTCATTGTGTTCTTCCGTGGATCATGGTGTCCGGTTTGTCAGGAAGAGTTAAGGGAGCTTCAAGCGAACAAAGAATACTTTGAGAAACATAATGTGCACTTATTGACGATTTCGAGTGATAAGATGGCCGATTTACAGGAGTTCGCCAATAAAGAAGACCTGACCTTCCCTGTATTGGCCGACGAAAAATTAGAAGCGATCAAAGCCTATGATGTCTTCTATCATGGCGAGGATGCCCCTTACGAAGATCATGGCCAACATGGAGAACCTGCTTATTTCCTAGTGAACGAAAAAGGACAAGCCATGTACCAACAAAGACAAACGAGTCCTTTCGGCCGTCCCCATGCCAATGAACTTCGTAAAATCGTGAAATATATTCAAAAGAATGTAAAGTAA